A portion of the Bombus pascuorum chromosome 8, iyBomPasc1.1, whole genome shotgun sequence genome contains these proteins:
- the LOC132909950 gene encoding anaphase-promoting complex subunit 11-like isoform X2 has translation MKVTIKSWTGVATWRWIANDDNCGICRMPFDASCPDCKIPGDDCPLVWGQCSHCFHIHCIMKWLHSQQTRHLCPMCRQEWKFKE, from the exons ATGAAAGTCACGATAAAAA gtTGGACTGGTGTTGCCACCTGGCGTTGGATAGCAAACGATGACAATTGCGGTATATGTAGAATGCCTTTTGATGCCAGTTGTCCAGACTGTAAGATTCCTGGAGACGATTGTCCTTTAG TTTGGGGCCAATGCTCGCATTGCTTCCACATACACTGCATCATGAAGTGGTTGCATTCCCAGCAAACCAGGCATCTCTGTCCGATGTGTCGTCAAGAATGGAAGTTCAAGGAGTAG
- the LOC132909951 gene encoding menin: MAGFRDEDKALFPIQSISSIVRIFQNQLENSLEPDLALLSILVGAVENSLTCNRTFASQETTVFDEPKLPAVEFHIAEALYTKFHAVIKGAVDLTVYDTRYATRELVKKVSDVIWNSLTRSYYKDRAHLQSLYSYLTANKLDCFGVAFAVVAGCQVLGFKDVHLAMSEDHAWVVYGEDGTETAEVTWHGKGNEDKRGQPVEPGVASRSWLYVNGQAVVCSRAMEVATIVSAINPSLSATSDAAEVALLQQELLWLLYDLGHLAKYPMALGNLGDLEEAAPTPGRPPAIDLFQEAIRSARKYYGNAHVYPYTYQGGYLYRHGLHANALSSWADAADVLRKYDYSRDDGEIYKELLEIANELIPHTVRADERLLRQPRCFAYLLRFYDGICQWEEGANTPVLHIGWARPLVNTISKFDASIRAQVIIDCYDVEAKQEEEKSQKRETSPEETLNNNNNNYCKTKERGNAARDLIKSLESKVPPNPAPMHPSIQALTAACSEKILNRDYLLQGGGEPFVAPSDDALPPAPSTSQENLDPEVETDSEHERPRITLYSQKMKGLKDLLLAEKLNTHAISLQLTAQSQVQIGKKSRNTDEVGVSQRPKRTRRE; this comes from the exons ATGGCGGGTTTTCGAGACGAGGATAAGGCACTATTTCCTATTCAGAGCATCTCCTCGATCGTACGAATCTTCCAAAATCAGTTAGAAAACAGCTTGGAACCAGATTTGGCTTTGCTCTCGATTCTCGTCGGTGCAGTCGAGAATTCCCTAACCTGCAATAGAACATTTGCGTCGCAGGAGACCACTGTTTTTGACGAGCCGAAATTGCCGGCCGTTGAGTTTCATATTGCTGAAGCACTTTATACAAAGTTTCACGCAGTGATTAAGGGTGCGGTAGATCTTACGGTTTACGATACGAGATACGCGACTCGAGAACTCGTCAAAAAAGTCTCCGACGTTATATGGAACTCTCTAACTAGAAGCTATTACAAAGATCGCGCGCATTTACAAAGTCTCTATAGCTACCTCACAGCTAATAAATTGGATTGTTTCGGCGTTGCCTTTGCCGTGGTTGCCGGCTGTCAGGTATTGGGATTTAAAGATGTACACCTTGCTATGTCAGAAGATCATGCCTGGGTGGTCTACGGGGAGGATGGAACTGAAACTGCTGAAGTTACTTGGCATG GAAAGGGAAACGAGGATAAACGTGGCCAACCAGTTGAACCTGGTGTAGCTTCTCGATCATGGTTATATGTGAATGGGCAAGCTGTAGTATGCTCTAGAGCAATGGAAGTTGCCACCATAGTATCGGCTATAAATCCTAGTTTAAGCGCTACATCAGATGCAGCTGAAGTTGCATTGCTTCAACAAGAATTGTTATGGCTGTTGTACGATTTGGGTCATCTCGCCAAGTATCCTATGGCTCTTGGTAATCTGGGAGATCTCGAGGAAGCAGCTCCAACTCCAGGCAGGCCTCCTGCCATAGATCTCTTTCAG GAAGCTATACGATCAGCGAGGAAATATTACGGAAATGCTCATGTGTATCCATATACTTATCAAGGTGGTTACTTGTATAGACACGGATTGCATGCCAACGCGTTGTCATCATGGGCAGACGCGGCAGATGTTTTAAGGAA GTATGACTATTCGAGGGACGACGGAGAGATATACAAGGAATTGTTGGAAATAGCGAATGAGCTTATACCTCATACGGTACGAGCTGACGAACGTTTATTACGACAACCGCGCTGTTTTGCTTATTTGTTGAGGTTTTATGACGGAATTTGTCAGTGGGAAGAAGGAGCAAACACGCCGGTATTACACATAGGATGGGCACGACCATTGGTAAATACCATTTCAAAGTTCGATGCTAGTATTCGTGCTCAGGTAATTATCGATTGTTATGACGTGGAAGCGAaacaggaagaagaaaaatcgcaGAAAAGGGAGACAAGTCCGGAGGAAACGCTgaacaataataacaacaattaCTGTAAAACTAAAGAGAGGGGCAACGCGGCCCGCGACCTGATCAAAAGCTTAGAGTCTAAAGTACCTCCTAACCCAGCACCTATGCATCCTAGTATTCAAGCGTTGACGGCAGCATGTAGCGAAAAGATACTTAATAGGGATTACCTGCTGCAGGGTGGCGGGGAACCGTTTGTTGCTCCGTCGGATGACGCTTTACCTCCCGCACCTTCCACTTCCCAGGAGAACCTTGATCCCGAAGTAGAGACTGATTCTGAACACGAAAGACCAAGGATAACTTTGTACAGTCAAAAAATGAAGGGTCTGAAAGACTTGTTGTTGGCAGAAAAGTTAAACACGCATGCGATATCGTTGCAGCTAACCGCACAGAGCCAGGTACAAATCGGTAAAAAGTCGCGTAATACCGACGAGGTTGGAGTTAGTCAACGTCCAAAAAGGACGCGTCGCGAATAG